A single region of the Thioalkalivibrio nitratireducens DSM 14787 genome encodes:
- a CDS encoding type II toxin-antitoxin system Phd/YefM family antitoxin encodes MKEVSVREAREQLSSILKAVERGEEVGILRRGRPVARVVRPAGDPPAFRSRADLRQSLPAMREAAVDTVRALRDSERY; translated from the coding sequence ATGAAAGAAGTCAGCGTCCGCGAGGCGCGCGAACAGCTTTCCAGCATCCTGAAAGCCGTGGAGCGGGGCGAGGAGGTCGGCATCCTGCGTCGGGGGCGGCCCGTCGCGCGCGTGGTGCGGCCCGCGGGGGATCCCCCGGCATTTCGTTCCCGTGCGGACTTGCGGCAGAGCCTGCCGGCCATGCGGGAGGCCGCCGTCGATACGGTCCGCGCACTGCGGGATAGCGAACGCTACTGA